GGCCACGCGCGTGCGCCTGCCCGCGCATGCGCCCGACGCCGACTTCCCGCTGGTGCTGAACACCGGCCGCGTGCGCGACCAGTGGCATACGATGACGCGTACCGGGCGCTCCGTCAAACTGGCCGAGCATGTGCCCGAACCCTTCGTTGACCTGCACCCCCAGGACGCGTTGCTGTGCGGCGTGAAGGAAGGCGAGCTGGCGCGCGTGTCGAGCCGCTGGGGCGCGGCCGTGGCGCGCGTGCGGCACGGCGGCGGCATCGCGCGCGGCAGCGTGTTCATGCCGATCCACTGGAGCGGCCAGACGGCGTCGGACGCGCGCGTCGGCAGCATCGTGAATCCGGCCGTGGACCCGGTCTCGGGCGAGCCGGAGTTCAAGCATACGCCGGTGCGTGTCGAACCCTTCGGCGTGAACTGGTACGGCTTCATCCTCAGCCGCGCGGCGCTGCCGCTGGAAGAAGCGGCCAACTGGACCCGCATCCAGGGCGCGGGCTTGGTGCGCTACGAGCTGGCCGGGCGCAATCCCTTTGCCGGCGCGGCCGGCTGGGCGCGCCGGCTGCTGCAGGTGGACGAGGAAGACGCCGACTGGATCGAGCTCGAGGACCGCAGCGGCGGCGTGTTTCGCGCGGCCCACCTGGTCGACGGCCGCATCGAGGCCTGCCTGTTCGTGTCGCAACGCCAGGACTTGTCGGCGCCCGGGTCTCCTTCCCATCAGTGGCTGGCGCAGGTGTTCAACAAGGAGGCCTTGACGCCGCAGGACCGCATCGGCCTGCTGTCCGGCCGCGCAAGAGAGCAGGGGGCCGATCCGGGCCCGACCGTTTGCTCCTGCTTCGGCGTGGGCCGCAACACGATCCGCATCGCGATCGAGAAGCAGGGCCTGCGCGACGCCTCGCAGGTCACGGCCTGCCTCAAGGCCGGCGGCAATTGCGGCTCCTGCGTACCGGAGATACGGGCGCTGCTGGCGGCTTGCAGTTCAGGCAGCGATTAATGCAGTCCATCGCAAAACCCCGGACGGGCGTGAATTCGCTGCTTACAATGCATTCACCTTAACCCGACCGAGAGTCTGCGATGCGTCCCTCCACCCTTGCCCTTGCCGCCATCCTCACCATCGCCGCTTCCGCCGCCCGGGCGGACAGCGAGGTCCGCACCACCCCGGCGTTCACGTCGATCAGTGCGCAGGGCCCGTTCAGCCTCACCGTGGACGCCGGCAAGGCGCAGTCGCTGACGGTGCGCGGCGACGCCAGGTTTCTCAAGGAATTGACGAGTGAAGTCGTGAATGGCGAACTGCGCCTTCATATGCGCAACAAGAGCTACAGCACTAAGAGCGGCGACCAGCGCATCGTCATCACCGTGCCGGCGCTGCGTGCGCTGGACGTCGAAGGCGCGGGCGAGATCAAGCTCAACGGCATCCGCGGCGAGCGCCTCGACGTGAATTACCGGGGCGCCGGCAGCATGACCATCAATGGCGAAGTCAGGACCTTCAAGATGCAGGCGGAAGGTGTCGGCGAGGTCGATGCGAAAGACTTCATTGCGAACGACGCGGATATCCGCTTCCGCGGCGTCGGCGACGTCAAGGTCTACGCCAGCAACAGGCTCGACGCGGTGGTGCAGGGCATGGGCGACCTGACCTATTACGGCAAGCCGCGCACGGTCAACAAGTCGGCTTCGGGCATCGGCTCGGTCAAGGCGGGGGACCGATAATCCCGAAGGCCTGCGGCACCGCGACCCGCATGATGTCGATGAAGCGCCGCAGCCGCGCCGGATAAAAGCGCGCCGGCGGATAGACCAGGTGGATCGGCAGCGGCGCCGCCTCCCAGTCCGGCGTCAGCTGCACCAGGCGGCCCGCCTCCAGCTCTTCGCGCAGGGCCCAGGACGAGCCGACCGCCACCCCCACGTCCAGCAGCGCGGCGCTGCGCATCGCGTACAGGTTGTCGGTGACCAGGCGCGGCTGGATCGGGAAGCGCAGCGTCTCGGCGCTCTGCCGGTGCGTCAGCGCGACCTCGTTGCGGTAGAAAGGCGACACCGCGATCCAGGGCAGGGCGGCCAGTTCGCCCGGATGCCCCGGCACGGCGCCGCCTTGCAGCAGCGATGGCGCGCAGACCACGATGCGCGGCACTTCTCCCAGCCGGATCGCGACCACCGAGGGGTCCGGAATGTCGCCGACCCGGATCGCGCAATCGATGCCCTCGGCGATGAAGTCCGGCGTGCGGTCGTGCAGGATCCAGTCGACCGCCATCTTCGGATAACGTTTCAGGTACTCGGCCAGCGGCGTCACCAGCTGCTGCTGGCCGAAGGCGTGCGGCGCGATCACGCGCAGCAGCCCGACCGGTTCCTCGCCGGCGCCGCGGATCTCGCTCTCGAATTCCTGCCAGCCGGCGATCAGCTCCTTGGCCCGGGTGTAGCAGCGCATGCCGTCGTCGGTCAGCTTCATCGCGTGGGTCGAGCGCTGCAGCAG
This window of the Massilia sp. WG5 genome carries:
- a CDS encoding head GIN domain-containing protein, producing MRPSTLALAAILTIAASAARADSEVRTTPAFTSISAQGPFSLTVDAGKAQSLTVRGDARFLKELTSEVVNGELRLHMRNKSYSTKSGDQRIVITVPALRALDVEGAGEIKLNGIRGERLDVNYRGAGSMTINGEVRTFKMQAEGVGEVDAKDFIANDADIRFRGVGDVKVYASNRLDAVVQGMGDLTYYGKPRTVNKSASGIGSVKAGDR
- a CDS encoding LysR family transcriptional regulator: MLVETFVRIVDAGSLSAAARLLQTTQPTVSRRLKSLEKSLGVRLLQRSTHAMKLTDDGMRCYTRAKELIAGWQEFESEIRGAGEEPVGLLRVIAPHAFGQQQLVTPLAEYLKRYPKMAVDWILHDRTPDFIAEGIDCAIRVGDIPDPSVVAIRLGEVPRIVVCAPSLLQGGAVPGHPGELAALPWIAVSPFYRNEVALTHRQSAETLRFPIQPRLVTDNLYAMRSAALLDVGVAVGSSWALREELEAGRLVQLTPDWEAAPLPIHLVYPPARFYPARLRRFIDIMRVAVPQAFGIIGPPP